The window GGTGTAGCCTTTCCTCAGCTTGTCTGATATATGCTCTAGCCATCTCCTGGTTATTCAATCTCTATAACCTCGCCAAATCTATAGTCCTTCTTAAGCCTCCAATACCATAGCTTGCCCACTCTAACCCTCTCGGCTCCAAGCTCCTCTAATCTTCTCCTTAGCCTCTCTAGTATTGATTGCATGAAACCATCTCTATCATATAGTATTACCGCGTCATAAGCCATGTCTAGATATAGTGGTGTTATCTTCGAGGCCTCCTCAGGAGATTTTATTATTGGTGAGAAGTCCACATAGTAGCCCATTGCCTCAAGCCCCTTAAGATCCTCCTCAAGGGATTCCTCGATCTCCATGAACATCTCCTGTCTCCTAAGCCTACTCCTACCAGGATCCTTCACAACTATTAGAAGATCGACATCGCTATCCCTCCTAGCCTCACACCTAGCAACAGATCCATAGAGCACGACAGATACAAGCCTCTCACCAAGCCTAGCCCTCATAACATCGAGAAGCCTAGACAGTAAACCCTTATAAGGCTCGCAAACATCATCTAAACTCTTAAAGCCCAAACCACCTCAGCCCCCTATAGCATCTCTCAAGGGCTTTCCATAGATGGAGCAAGGGGCCATCAATAACTATTGGCTTTACAGCTTATAACCTAGCTCTGGATCGGTGTATAGCATTTGTATAGCTAATAGCATTAAATGTTATGAGGATAACCTCTACCCATAACCATTAGACTAGAGAGACATAGCCGTTAGGCTCAATACTCGAATATTGCTAGCATGGTTTAAATATGTACCAATGATCTGTTTATCCTAGG is drawn from Sulfolobales archaeon and contains these coding sequences:
- a CDS encoding nucleotidyltransferase domain-containing protein, with protein sequence MGFKSLDDVCEPYKGLLSRLLDVMRARLGERLVSVVLYGSVARCEARRDSDVDLLIVVKDPGRSRLRRQEMFMEIEESLEEDLKGLEAMGYYVDFSPIIKSPEEASKITPLYLDMAYDAVILYDRDGFMQSILERLRRRLEELGAERVRVGKLWYWRLKKDYRFGEVIEIE